Within Citrus sinensis cultivar Valencia sweet orange chromosome 1, DVS_A1.0, whole genome shotgun sequence, the genomic segment ATCGTTCTGTGTCTGTTGATAGATGCAATGCATCTCCTTACCCATGCAGTTCTAGTCGTACTCAGAAGTCCTCTGCCAAAATCCTattggaaaatgatgaaaatttgaaagaatggGAAGAGGCCAGGTGCCCTGTTTGCATGGAACATCCTCATAATGCAGTTCTCCTCCTATGCTCTTCCCATGAGAAAGGTTGTCGTCCTTTTATGTGTGACACAAGCTACCGACATTCGAACTGTCTGGATCAGTTTCGCAAGTCATTTGTAGAGACTTCATCCATGACTGTGATGTCACAGCTAGAAGAATCCCAACCCTCTCCTACAAATGCATCGGTTTTGACTTCAGAAGCAACAGCTACTGGCTTGCTAGAAGAAAGAAGCGAGGAAGGATCCTCTATGCCACATTCTTTGTCTTGCGAGAAGAAGACCCGGCCAAAGCTAGTGTGCCCCCTTTGCCGTGGTGATGTTAAAGACTGGATTATTGTGGATGCTGCTCGTAGGTTTATGAATGGGAAGACTAGAAGTTGTTCTTGTGAGACGTGTGATTTCAGCGGGACATATACGGATCTCAGAAAACATGCTAGGGTTGAACATCCGCTCGTGCGGCCATCTGAGGTTGACCCAGAGCGGCAGCATAATTGGAGAAGATTGGAGCGCCAGAGGGACCTTGGGGACTTGCTTAGCACACTTCAGTCTTCTTTTGGTGAGGAGAGGGATGAGAGCAGTGTTTTGCCTATTGATGATGGTGGTTGGCTTActgtattttttcttataagaGTGTTTAGGCCTGGTTCTAGTACAAGGAGAAGCAGCTGGTCTGGTACCTCAAGGGCCAGAGCACACTTGAGTATTAGAAGGCGAACTTCCCAACTTTGGGGGGAGAGCTATGATGGAGAAACAGGATCTTCTTCCAGAGACGAGGACAATGAATCATCAGATGGTGGTTCAGCTCCTCTGAGGCGCAGTGAGCGCATTCGGAGGCAAACAACTCCGGACAATCAGCCTTAGTTGCAAACTCTGTGGAATCTGTCTTTATAATCATTTTGTTTGGAGGCTTAAACTGTAAGTGTTGTCAAATTTTCGTTTTTTGCTCTTGGATTAGTAAAAGCTGTTAGATATTAGAAATGTCTTTTGACTTGGGCAATTTGTATGTGTTTCAGGTGGTGGAACAGAGGAAGAGAGATGGAAGTTCTGCCTACATGAGTGTTGGCGTCTGTCTGTACCGTACTACTTGGTATGGAACAGATTTGCCTGATGTGCTGGATATTCCGATGATTGATTAAAACTGTAATTTATAGAAACTTTTAATTAATcgatatattttttcttcagcagctctttattatttataataatatatatttttaaatttgcatTTGTTGCTATGCTTTTTATGTCGAGTGTCTCCTTGAACAGCTGAGCTTGAAATAAATTTGCACTCTTTTGTGGCCTTGTAACTACTGCTGGTTGAGGGGAGGGCGATTTCCAGCACACATTACTGGGGCGACGGGGACAGCTCACATTACTAATAAGTTGGCTAATTTATCAGTTGTGTGGGCCGTTTGCTGCAAAGTGCGGCTACCTAACTCAATTAAAGCGAATTACAGAAATCGCCAAAGCCATTGTACCATGACACAATATTTGATTAGTTTGGTTTCCTTTGTCCATCTATGTGACTCGCGATGAAACAATAATCATCTGAGAATATTGATAAAAGAAGACAATTTTTTCccataaaattcaataaataatgaaagtgttaatttatttgtattgtaataaatgttaaaattttaatacatacCATTCCAATAATGACGAAAGAAGTCAACATTTTCccattaaattcaataaataataaaaatgttaatttatttgcattgtaatgtattttaaaatttgaataccaatCATTGTACTTCATTCCCATCATTAATGTCGCATCACTTCAATTCTTTAGAcgagtaatttttaaaaacttcccctgaggtttgggtttgttgcaagtagatggcgagaatttatttatttgtaaaagacctactaccgtcagttaactttaacattgaccgttagttgactgtgcaaagacaatattacccttaacaataatttgtagacgaaaataactaaaaaaaattaaaattattggctattttaccctctttaaattattgatattttcttaaagttcctacaagaaagataaaattaaaaattttaaaaattctctttaaattattgatattttcttaaagtttctataaaaaagataaatttaaaaatttaaaaatgaaatagttataatttttgcctatgatattgtaaatctttggaattgacaaggataaaattgtcaaaaaatagggtttgtgcttttcgcgccaacaattttaaatttttttttagttatttccgaCTACAAAttgttgttaagggtaatattgtctttgcacagtcaactaacggtaggggattttttacaaataaataaattctcgccatctacttacaacaagcccaaacctcaggggagttttttaaaaattacccttctttagACAAGTTCAATtctttagataaaaaaaattgagatagGGTTAAAAACTTAGAATGGTagcttattctttttcttttttctttttttttcccctctttgAAACTGTTTTCATAACATCAACTTGTACAAATTTGGTAAGtaatacttataaatttaaaaaaaaaaaaaaagcagacTCAATGACTGTAAAGTAGGCCGAGTTCAAATTCGAAGCATACCACACTTTAATGTAGAACAagggaaaatatatatatatatatatcattattCAACTAAACATTATAATAAACACATTGcgcaaaacaaataaacaatagACAACTTATCTTTGCTATATTTGtcccatttattattattattatttttgatgaCACGagattattgttcaaattacaactcatattatatgagagtataattgatatatacaattatatatatatactgagTCCTGTTGACATTAATGTTGATATGACACCGCTCAGATtttttaaccctctcaaatattcgagggacgtCAAACTCTCATCCTAGGAGaaaatattcgagggacgtCAAACTCTCATCTTAAGAAAAAGACTGCCTTCACTCAAGCTTTGAAactctaataaaaaatatttaaattaaactctTATAATACGTCCGTAGAAACTCAAACTCACTACCTTACAAATATGAGGGAGGGGCTCAAGCCACTTAGGCTAAGCCCAAGTGGTTTATTTGTcccatttatttaaatcttctTTACTCTCTCTTTTATTCGAAAAGTTCAAACAGAAgtataataagaaataaaaagagtaatcAAACGAAGAAAGAACcaacttttctttcttctttcgtattcattcattcatttgcCTGAATTCCTCGAAAGTCCCAAaccttttctctctcttccctGGGGTCAGAGACTCAGAATATGCATCTCTGAGAAGAAAGAtttgttggttttttttttttttttgtttgaggAATTGAATTGAGTCGATAAGCAATTTGCCTGTGTCAGCGAAATGGTGTCAGCACAAATCTCATCTTCAAGCGAACACGATGGTATTAACGAAACCCAGGTGGTGTTAAACGTTTACGATCTCACCCCTGTGAATAGTTACACCTATTGGTTCGGTTTCGGGATTTTTCACTCCGGTATCGAAGGTTTCTTCACCCAtctctctatttttcttgtttttgccttctatttttgtttctttatgtGCTTTGTATGTTTTCGTGATCTGGGTTTGCGCctttttttggctttatttgttaatgtttaattaatgGATTTGCTGGGGCTATAGTTAGATCtttattgcaaaaaaaaaagttctttggtttattttttggtattaATTTGATGATTGTGCTTAAATTGGTTTACGATTGGTGGCTTGTAATAATAAGTAACAGGCATGCTTTCACGTGTCCGTAGTTCAGTATTTCTCTTTCCTTGTTCTATGGAGTGCTCATTGCTCAATTTTGGAGGTGCGATGCTATATTGTCTTTGGTGACAATTGGTAGGGCTATTTAGTCAGCTGGTGCCTTAAGATTACTAGTGCTAAAACAATGACTAATGCTGTCAGTATTTATTTTGCTTCGATCAAGCAAAATGACTTTGTTGATTGTACGTAGTTGTGTAAACAATTAACCACCTATAGTGCTGTAGGTTAGCACACAACAGACAACAGTTGACCATGAAAGCTGGGTTGTTTGTTCTTGAACTGGGAAAAAAGACGTTtttgaaatgtttgaattgGTGCTCTGAGTTTTGCTTTCTTTCGGTTACTAGAGCCTCCAGTAATACCAGGTTTAAGTAGATCAGATGcaacttcaaattttgaaatattgataATATTGGGAATAAATGCTGGTCATTTGGATTATCACAATCATTGATGGGGGTGTGCCTAGGTGGAAGGGGGATAGGACGTACTACAGGAATgataaagttcaaaatgaCTGATAGCGAATATATTTGCTGGTTTCCAATACATGTTTCGTTCATGAAGGAACTATTGATTAGAGTCTCCAAGATTTGTTGGACAGGAGGAGATAATGATTTGGAATTGGTCTCAAAGGAGATTACTGGGTTAGGTCTCTTGCCTTGGGAATTTAGGGGACAAATCTCCCTCAAACCAACTTTGGAGGaggattaatttaatttgtgtttGTGCTCAGGGTTTggtggggaaaaaaatggtGATTTGGAATTGATGAATTATGTTTTGTGATTGATAGAAGTCCATAAAGTGTCGTTAAGGTGTTTTCTGATCGTTAAATCCATCTGGATCTACTACTATTCCAAAAGggatgaatttatttaatttgaatttttatttcagtaCTAGTTTTGAAATTTCCTATGTTGAATCCAATAAACTTTAACATCTGAATCATGCGTATGAGCAGTTCATGGAAAGGAGTATGGATTTGGAGCTCATGATTTTCCAGTTAGTGGAGTTTTTGAAGTCGAACCAAGAAGTTGCCCTGGATTTATTTACCGAGCTTCTATCCTGTTGGGCCGCATAAATATGCCTCCCTCTGAATTCCGGACATTTATTGAGTGTTCAGCATCTGAGTATCATGGAGACACTTATAACCTCATCTCAAAGAATTGCAACCATTTTACAGATGATATTGCATGGAGATTGACTGGCAAACACATCCCTGGGTGGGTGAATCGGCTGGCCCGGCTAGGTACAAAGAATTCTTCCTGTTTTCATCTTCCAATGTTTGTAATACAGCAAGTGATCACTGCTAACTACCAAATAAAGTTGctttcaaagaaaatatgaCTCATTTGTAGGCATATTCATCTTAATACTACAAGCATTTCCTGTATCTATTAATCTTATGTGTTTGGTAGCCATACCATATTATCTGAAATGTACTTTCCTAGATTTCAAAAGAAATACCctttaactaataataatccaggattgacttttctttttccaaaaatggtttcatatttgttttcattatttttccctAAAAGTTGAACGCAGTTAAAATTTAACTGAATGCAACTAATGTTCCAAACTCCAGGTGCTTTATGCGGTTGTCTACTTCCTGAAAGCCTTCAAGCAACTACTGTTAAGCAGCTACCTGAATACCATGACTGTACAGGTTAGTGTCTGCTCTTATGAATCCTTTCTCTTCTTAATATTGTTCAGCTTGATCAGTGCCCTGTCCTTCTTACGATTATTACctactttttaatattagcAACATTTTTGTTGCCTTTTTGGGTGGTTTTCTTCCAGAAGAAGATGGAAGTGAGTCTTTGTCGACTGCGACACCCCGCGAGTCAACAGAAATGGATGATAACGATCAAGAGAAACTCTTGGTAACATCATCAGCTGGCACTGGGGAAGTTGCTTTTGTCAGAGAGGCCATCAAGTGAATTTAAGCTGATTCTGAGGTGAAAGAATTGACCTTTGGAACTGCTGTTCTAATCATTATTGATTATGGCTTCTTGGAATGAAGAACCTGCATCCCACGTTTCCGAGGACAAATTGCCGGAAATGATTTACCATCAGTTGCAAGTGTGATTGCTCGCTGGAATGTTTGATTTTTGTCTTTGAGATTCCCtttttttgaatcatttttccttctctttccccattcttttgtttggttgtcaGGATGAAGAATTTGGAACTAGCAAATAGGTGGTTGTAACTGGTGAATTTTGCGAGTGCTCTGTGATTAGTGTGAGCCTCTTAGTGTTTGATGTAGGAATGCGGCTTCTGTCTGTGGTACATGTCTCCTGTCTGTGGTACATGTAATTTGACTATGCGATTGGAGGCATTTTTGTGAACTTCTAGAGACATTTGTCAGAAATTTCCTGTTAATGCATCTTAAAAGTAACTGTAAATTTTGTACCGAAATAGCCTGCCAATTTCCTTCCCCAAATTGTTCTCGCTAATTCGCACTCTACCGTGGCCTTCAAACCTTAAACCCAGGGACAGCATAATATGATGTAGAGTTTGGTTACTGACTATTGAGTTGGTatgacttttaatttttaaggtattttttaaataatttacaataaaatttattatgcttgctaaataaattttttaaatttttttaataaaattatcgaatgtaatataagttttaattaaataaaggtTACAAAATACAGCTGCCAAATATCAAACACTTTACAAGCTACAATTGCCCAATAACCAGCAGAACACAATTGGAACTTGATTTTGCACTAATGCCTACAGTTTGGAACGCATCAGCAAGCAAATGAAGCAGCTTCAACCTCCACTGCCTTTGATTTGTATTACAAGGTCAACGCTTGCAAGCTGCGAGTTGAATTGAATTCACTCACTGAATCTTTTCTAAAATCGGCCTATATACCGAAAATTTTTTAGTGGCATTTAAACAGAGTAATTTGATCCCAAGTCACCGTTGATTGCAAAGTCCAAGGTTGATTGCAAAGTCCAAGGTCTAACTCTAGTGGAAAGCTGCTACCAGATACAAATTTCAGTATGCGTGAGTCATTCTTGCACGTTAATTGATCTTACTACGAAAAAATGGGTCCAAGTTTTATTGTTCATTCCTACCAAGCCTGAGATCAGAGCACTTTGACTGCAATACTTTCAGGGTGATTTACGCTAGATctcaaaacttttgaaaagGGTCATCAGGGCCGCACTACGGGCTCAAATTACCCTTTACAAACTGAGCTCACGTGTTACCGTGGCTTCAGCTCAAACTTATTAATGTCAGAACCAATTGACAAGGTACTACCAAAGGAAGTGCCGGGGCTACTCAGGCAAACATCATAGAATCAATCCTGGACGAATCATCTCACCGCAGGCAAACTCGGCCAGTAGAAAACAGCAATTCATACTTCAGTGTAGTGTTTCTAGGAAATCATATGAAAAGCACAATTTGAGTAAAATATAGGATTAATGATCCAAATTGCCAAATTAATACAGCTTACTAACTTCAAACGGGAAGGTTGACAACGCAAATATATGTTCTCATAGATAATCATACGCAGTTTCCTCCAGATGCGAAACAGTTAAACAATATCAAACGCACGAGGACTGATAGGAAATGCATGGACTAATGTCACCATATCATGTATACCACACCCAGAACTATTATGAGCCACTAAAATTTCTTCCTTacaactataaaataattttttccccctcaCATTTCTTGCCCTTCCAACTTGTAGCTCAAGACTTGGAGGTGTCATGAAGAGCATCCCTCAAGCCCCAGTTTAGTTGTTAGCCAAGCACAGACCTCGTCCATCTCTTCAGGACAGGTGTAGTGGCCAAGGCTGCAGTCAAACAAAGTAATCAAAACTTAATTACTATAATGtatcaaaattaaacaaacaagtTTTGCAGGGATTACTTACCCACTGTAAGCTTTGAAGATCACATCCTGAAATGCATTTGAAGTCAAGGCTTGCGAggatttctcaccaaatttaTACTGAACCACATCATCACCTGCAACCAGCCATGCCAAAATCAATTCGTCAACAGTTGCAGCTTACTTCATAATTACGAAGCCAGTGCAGAAACTAGGGCAACTATTCACTGATGCAAGGCTGGATGAGTGACTACAAAGTACAAACTGCTAGTGAAGATATAGGGTAATTGATAacaattgttgaaaaattcTTTAGAGAAACAAATGGCTAGAAGAAGATATAGAAAGGAGAACAAAGTTATTGCTGCAAAACATTATGAGATGTATTATCACACAATTAGTATGAAACACAAGCTAAGGTGATGATACGGTTAATCATAGCTACTTAAGAACCTAATTGAATATGCTAAATGCCAATTACAGAAAATCAGCTTTCAGTGGGGTCAGAAATTAGGCTTCCTATTGGCAGTATTTTGACTGGCAACATATCATTGTCTTTgtttatcaattatttgaaCCTCAAATCATTAACAATTgaaacagaaaaaagaaaattggaagTAATATATAAGAAAGCAGAAGAAATCATTCAGTCTATGTCTACATTGACTGTTGCAATTTGGTTTTCTATTGATAGCAATAGAGCAGCACCGGGAaccaaaatgttgtttttgtaCCTCTAATTGTAGTGACCAGAAACATATTTCATATTCTGTCCTTACATTCTAATGTCTAGTCGAGTAAAATACTGCTCAGGCCTTGGCCCTTTGAGATGCCAAGCTCTAAGCTTGTAAAACAAATAAGTGAAACCCAGTCCAACAACAAAATTAGCTGAATAGACTGTTCATGAGGCATCTTGGGCCAcatcaaattaattgaaatgcaTTTATTCTGTTTGTGAGTCATCTTGGTCCTATTCCTAGCAATATCTGAATCCCAAAAGAAAGAAGACAGGCATATGCCAAAGCCGCTGATAAGATGCCAACTATAAAATGAATATCTGCCTATTTGAGAGAGTAAGGAAGACCTTTTCCATGGCAGAGCAAAATGGGCAAGGATGCAGCACGTCTTCTAGCTTCATTTTCTCCACCTAGTTTGTTCTTCAAGGTCCTGGAAAAGAATAGGACTTATGACGTGTGCTATTAAAAAAGGCAATAATCGACAGACGTTCAAATTGAAGTAAATATATGAAGTCAAACTTTGAGCAAGGAAGCCAGCCACTCAGTCCTACAACTGCACTCAATTTAGCAGGGTATGGATTGCCATTCCCATATTTTCCATGGGCAAAGCAGGTTGCAGAGTACAGTGCGGTTGCTGCTCCCATACTGAAACCTCCAACACCAAGTTTAACTGTACAAGAAAAGTTCCAATTAGGATGATACACAACTACAAAGCAtgactcaatttttttctgaagtatgagtcaattttttttctgaagaTTAACTTTAGGGAAATTAGTACATTGCAATGCATGAAACTAAATCCACCGAGCTTCTCAATTCATTTGAAAAACAAGTTAACATCTCCATATAGATCCAGAGCAAAAAGGAGAAACCAGTATCAGCGACTGTAAGGTGAAATAATGCCACTACACTAACATGTAACAAACAAGAAATGTCAAATAGTCATCAGAAATACTATTAAAAAGCCTCTctttattaaagttatttGCAAACGAAATGCAATCATGTTATATCCAATGGAATCTCTAAATATACTCTTAGTTTATTGTGCAATTTAAGAAGTAGAACCTCATAAAACAACCATACACTATACTGCAATATGTGAGCTTGCATGTAGCactggataaaaaaaaaaactccatcAACCTGTAGATTGGAGTTGACGAAAGTAAATTGTGTCTTACATGAAGCAATTTGTTAAGCTGTAGGGCAGTTTTCAAGTTGAAACACCATCTAGATAGATTAAAATTGGAAAGGTAACAATTATCCACCTTGCAATAATTGGCTATCAAAGTGCTCAAAGGCTTCAATAAAATAGACATTTATCAGAAATGATTAGGCAGAGAAAACCACACAGTATTATAACATACTAATACTCAGAAGAAGGAAACTTACTGTCAGTGGGCTCAGTGGACAATAAATTCACAACATGTGCAGCTGCAGCATCTAAACCCTCTAAGTCATCAGGAACATCTTCTGAAAGGTCTCCCACATCAAACCCTGATTTACATCACATTAGCATTtccaaaacttttaatttaatgtttcAAACAGAAAATTTTCAGTTAAAGCATGATTTTCTACTATTGTCTGAACAGAAGTGTTCAATTTCCAAGGATTAACAAAGATGTGGAgtgtaaacttttttttatggttgatttttttcttttaactccCATAAACTGAAACGGCGTGaatattttcttgatttttctaatataaaacgaaaagaaattaaaacggACAACTACTCTTACAGGCAGTGGATGGAAAGCCGCCAAATATAGTCATTGGTCGAGTAGGGGCAGTTGGGCAAATCCATTTAATCTGTATCACGTAATCAGAaccataaaagttattaagtGTCCaatgaagataaaattgaacttcaaaataaattaggaaaaaGTAACAGAAATTGCGATGctcataaaaaaatgaatgtcAATTGTTCTTACATTTGGAAGAGGAAGAGTCTCGAGGAGCTGGGACCAGCTGCCAACAAGATCAAAACATAAATGAGGATCTAATAGCTattgcattaattttaaagGCTTTTGtgcattaattataattgattcATTCGGTTGTCTGTTGtatttccattttcttcttcttcttgatgTGCGTGCATGTGTATGTATTTGCTTAcatatgattttgataaaaaaaaaacccataaGTTATTAATAGAGGAAAAAAGAGGCAATTCAGATTCATAGGCAGGCAGCACATATCAAAATGGGAAACTAGATAGCCAGCGAAATTCAGCTCATACTAGTTTGAACAGTAACAGCATTCATGATGTTGAAAGGTCAACTTGAACCATGTTTCATCGACTagtcaaagaaaaaaaggaatataATACAAAAAGGGAGAAAAGTGTCTTCTACCATCGGGCGATGCAAGTATCACCATACTCAACCAGAAACAGCTATCTCCATCCAGTTACTACAAAGAATATAACTTAAGTaataggaaaaagaaaactagatCTGTTTTCCAATATAATTGTCAGGAAACTAACAGAATTAAAACGGCCatcttaaatttatacaaacaAGCAGTTGAAAGACACTgctaaacaaaaaagaaatgaaaaggcCATATTACCTTGAACCATTATCGCCAAGTCCATGAAGCCACACAACAGTGGCTTGGTGTTTACCTTTGGGCCTGACCACATAGGTCCTTCCGAACTCAATTGCTCTTCTAACAGTATTACCCCCTGAAATGGAACCATCATAAAGTTCGATAATCAAGAACGGTAAAGAACATCCTATACATAGCAAAAACTCATA encodes:
- the LOC102614923 gene encoding uncharacterized protein LOC102614923, with protein sequence MSFTGPSMSSGGNTVRRAIEFGRTYVVRPKGKHQATVVWLHGLGDNGSSWSQLLETLPLPNIKWICPTAPTRPMTIFGGFPSTAWFDVGDLSEDVPDDLEGLDAAAAHVVNLLSTEPTDIKLGVGGFSMGAATALYSATCFAHGKYGNGNPYPAKLSAVVGLSGWLPCSKTLKNKLGGENEARRRAASLPILLCHGKGDDVVQYKFGEKSSQALTSNAFQDVIFKAYSGLGHYTCPEEMDEVCAWLTTKLGLEGCSS
- the EREBP gene encoding deSI-like protein At4g17486-like isoform X2, translating into MVSAQISSSSEHDGINETQVVLNVYDLTPVNSYTYWFGFGIFHSVHGKEYGFGAHDFPVSGVFEVEPRSCPGFIYRASILLGRINMPPSEFRTFIECSASEYHGDTYNLISKNCNHFTDDIAWRLTGKHIPGWVNRLARLGALCGCLLPESLQATTVKQLPEYHDCTEEDGSESLSTATPRESTEMDDNDQEKLLVTSSAGTGEVAFVREAIK
- the LOC102615716 gene encoding uncharacterized protein LOC102615716 yields the protein MPKDRRDRSVSVDRCNASPYPCSSSRTQKSSAKILLENDENLKEWEEARCPVCMEHPHNAVLLLCSSHEKGCRPFMCDTSYRHSNCLDQFRKSFVETSSMTVMSQLEESQPSPTNASVLTSEATATGLLEERSEEGSSMPHSLSCEKKTRPKLVCPLCRGDVKDWIIVDAARRFMNGKTRSCSCETCDFSGTYTDLRKHARVEHPLVRPSEVDPERQHNWRRLERQRDLGDLLSTLQSSFGEERDESSVLPIDDGGWLTVFFLIRVFRPGSSTRRSSWSGTSRARAHLSIRRRTSQLWGESYDGETGSSSRDEDNESSDGGSAPLRRSERIRRQTTPDNQP
- the EREBP gene encoding deSI-like protein At4g17486-like (The RefSeq protein has 5 substitutions compared to this genomic sequence), which translates into the protein MVSAQISSSSEHDGINETQVVLNVYDLTPVNSYTYWFGFGIFHSGIEVHGKECGFGAHDFPVSGVFEVEPRSCPGFIYRASNLLGRINMPPSEFRTFIECSASEYHGDAYNLISKNCNHFTDDIAWRLTGKHVPGWVNRLARLGALCGCLLPESLQATTVKQLPEYHDCTEEDGSESLSTATPRESTEMDDNDQEKLLVTSSAGTGEVAFVREATK
- the EREBP gene encoding deSI-like protein At4g17486-like isoform X1; translated protein: MVSAQISSSSEHDGINETQVVLNVYDLTPVNSYTYWFGFGIFHSGIEVHGKEYGFGAHDFPVSGVFEVEPRSCPGFIYRASILLGRINMPPSEFRTFIECSASEYHGDTYNLISKNCNHFTDDIAWRLTGKHIPGWVNRLARLGALCGCLLPESLQATTVKQLPEYHDCTEDGSESLSTATPRESTEMDDNDQEKLLVTSSAGTGEVAFVREAIK